One stretch of Zootoca vivipara chromosome 8, rZooViv1.1, whole genome shotgun sequence DNA includes these proteins:
- the ZBTB14 gene encoding zinc finger and BTB domain-containing protein 14, with protein MEFFLSMSETIKYNDDDHKTVFLKTLNEQRLEGEFCDIAIVVEDVKFRAHRCVLAACSTYFKKLFKKLEVDSSSVIEIDFLRSDIFEEVLNYMYTAKISVKKEDVNLMMSSGQILGIRFLDKLCSQKRDVSSPEDNSQSKNKYCLKINRSMGESNDNQDDEVEEIGDHDDSPSDMTMEGTPPSQEDGKSPTATLRVQEAILKELGSEEVRKVNCYGQEVESIDTAETKELGSQTPQALAFNDGISEVKDEQTPAWTTAAGDMKFEYLLYGHREQIACQACGKTFSDEARLRKHEKLHTADRPFVCEMCTKGFTTQAHLKEHLKIHTGYKPYSCEVCGKSFIRAPDLKKHERVHSNERPFACHMCDKAFKHKSHLKDHERRHRGEKPFVCGSCTKAFAKASDLKRHENNMHSERKQVTTTSALQSETEQLQAAAMAAEAEQQLETIACS; from the exons ATG GAGTTTTTCCTCAGTATGTCTGAAACCATTAAATATAATGACGACGATCACAAAACTGTATTTCTGAAAACATTAAATGAGCAGCGATTGGAAGGAGAATTTTGTGACATCGCTATTGTTGTTGAAGACGTGAAATTCAGGGCCCACAGGTGTGTGCTTGCTGCTTGTAGTacctattttaaaaagcttttcaaAAAACTGGAAGTGGACAGCTCATCAGTAATAGAGATTGATTTCCTTCGGTCAGATATATTTGAGGAAGTGCTAAATTATATGTACACAGCCAAGATTTCAGTTAAAAAAGAAGACGTCAATTTAATGATGTCATCTGGTCAGATTCTCGGGATTAGATTTTTGGACAAACTCTGTTCTCAGAAACGTGATGTTTCTAGTCCAGAAGATAATTCGCAATCAAAAAACAAGTACTGTCTTAAAATAAACAGATCAATGGGTGAATCTAATGATAACCAAGACGATGAGGTTGAAGAAATTGGAGATCATGATGATAGCCCATCAGATATGACAATGGAAGGAACTCCTCCCAGTCAAGAAGATGGCAAGTCACCAACTGCTACTTTGAGAGTTCAGGAAGCAATTCTGAAAGAGCTGGGCAGTGAAGAGGTTCGAAAAGTGAACTGCTACGGTCAGGAAGTAGAGTCCATAGACACTGCTGAAACTAAAGAACTAGGATCTCAAACTCCTCAAGCTCTAGCATTTAACGATGGCATCAGTGAAGTCAAGGATGAACAGACGCCAGCATGGACAACAGCAGCTGGCGACATGAAATTTGAATATTTGCTTTATGGTCACAGAGAGCAGATTGCATGTCAGGCATGTGGTAAAACATTTTCAGACGAAGCACGATTGagaaaacatgaaaaacttcaTACTGCGGATAGACCCTTTGTTTGTGAAATGTGCACTAAAGGCTTTACCACCCAAGCCCATTTGAAAGAGCACCTAAAGATCCACACAGGCTATAAGCCATATAGCTGTGAAGTATGTGGAAAGTCTTTCATTCGTGCTCCAGACCTAAAGAAGCACGAGAGGGTTCACAGTAACGAACGGCCGTTTGCCTGCCACATGTGCGACAAAGCTTTCAAGCACAAGTCTCACCTGAAAGACCACGAAAGAAGACACAGAGGGGAAAAGCCTTTTGTCTGTGGTTCTTGTACTAAAGCATTTGCCAAAGCATCTGATTTAAAGAGACATGAGAACAATATGCACAGCGAAAGGAAACAAGTAACCACAACCAGTGCTCTCCAAAGTGAAACAGAACAATTACAGGCAGCAGCTATGGCTGCGGAGGCAGAACAACAGCTGGAAACTATAGCttgtagttaa